A single genomic interval of Puntigrus tetrazona isolate hp1 chromosome 1, ASM1883169v1, whole genome shotgun sequence harbors:
- the tlr3 gene encoding toll-like receptor 3 isoform X1, producing the protein MELMKLILLIFFCMWFNGQCAGTAYPHKSKCTIKNTNADCSHMNLDAVPMDLPKNITKLDVSHNRIKTLSSLHLYSDLINIDASYNSLTAIEEDLCLSLPHLHSLNVQHNEVHLISEKDLKNCFHLTRLDLSDNRLKLNGEPFSVLKNLTWLDVSRNKLKSAKLGTQPQLPDLVTLVLSGNEISVLQKNDFSFLSNSSAFRVLILSSLSLKKVEKGCFQAIARLSDLVLSYSKFSTQITTSLCEELAGTSLQNLSLKNTQQLILSNTTFRGLDMTNITVLDLSSNAMTEIADGTFQWFPRLERLSLEYNSLKHLTKDTFLGLGNLRQLNLQKALIKSHTSSLPVIEDFSFHHLVQLEHLCMAHTEFREITDHIFSGLLHLKTLDLSCSITGLKTVTNTTFAALQESPHLQTLNLTAMGIKKLAPGAFSSLGNLNSLLLGHNYINQQLKGDELEGLYNIKEIDMSLNQQSISLNNTSFIHVPTLRTLRFGNALKGTLDLEPSPFRPLVNLTILDLSNNNIANINAGLLKGLYNLKVLKMQHNNLARLWKTANPGGPVLFLKDARKLSILDLDYNGLDEIPPNALRGFFELYELSLRGNLLDQLHASVFDDLQSLKYLHLQKNLITSVERVTFGVPLSNLTQLYMDHNPFDCTCESILWFSEWLNSTNASVPGFPQSYICNTPNGYFNRSVMDFDPLSCKDMTPFKALYILSSTAVLMLLFTAFLVHFQGWRIQFFWSIMVNRMLGSLKDKNITEGRYAYDAYIIHSRKDRPWVERSLLPLEDEKLSFFLEYRDAIPGFSQLDTIVENMGQSRKIIFIITEMLLKDPWCRQFKAHHALHQVMEDNRDSLILIFLQDVTDYNLNRTLHLRRGMLKPRCVLYWPLHRERIPAFHQKLRSALASTNRVN; encoded by the exons ATGGAACTGATGAAACTCATATTGTTGATCTTTTTCTGCATGTGGTTCAATGGCCAATGTGCAGGCACTGCATATCCACACAAgtcaaaatgtacaattaagAATACCAATGCAGACTGTAGTCATATGAATCTGGATGCGGTTCCAATGGACTTACCCAAAAACATCACCAAATTGGATGTCTCTCACAATAGAATAAAAACTCTGTCTTCTCTGCATTTGTACTCGGATTTGATAAATATAGATGCCAGCTACAACTCTCTAACCGCCATAGAAGAGGATCTTTGTCTTTCTCTGCCACACCTTCACAGTCTTAATGTGCAACACAATGAAGTGCATTTGATAAGCGAGAAAGACCtgaaaaactgttttcatttaACGCGACTTGACCTGTCTGACAATAGACTGAAGCTAAACGGGGAACCCTTCTCTGTGCTAAAG AATTTGACATGGTTGGATGTATCTCGGAACAAACTTAAATCGGCTAAACTGGGCACACAACCCCAGCTGCCAGACCTGGTGACCCTTGTTCTCTCTGGAAATGAAATTTCTGTACTGCAAAAAAACGACTTCTCATTCCTCAGCAATTCCTCTGCATTTCGTGTTCTGATACTCTCATCTCTGTCTCTTAAAAAG GTAGAGAAAGGCTGTTTTCAGGCTATTGCTAGACTTTCTGACTTAGTGCTAAGCTACAGCAAATTCAGCACTCAGATTACCACCAGTCTTTGTGAAGAACTTGCTGGCACATCTTTGCAAAACCTTTCCCTTAAGAACACTCAACAGTTGATCCTCTCAAACACAACTTTCCGAGGTCTAGACATGACTAACATCACAGTGCTCGACCTCAGCAGCAACGCAATGACGGAGATTGCTGATGGCACCTTTCAGTGGTTTCCCAGACTGGAACGTTTATCCCTGGAGTATAACTCCCTTAAACACCTAACTAAGGACACCTTCCTTGGATTGGGAAACCTGAGACAGCTTAACCTGCAGAAAGCACTAATTAAAAGTCATACTTCGTCCTTACCAGTTATTGAAGACTTCTCTTTCCACCATTTAGTCCAATTAGAGCATCTATGCATGGCACATACTGAATTCCGAGAGATCACTGATCATATCTTTTCTGGGCTTCTTCACTTGAAGACACTGGATTTAAGTTGTAGCATCACAGGGCTGAAGACAGTCACAAACACAACTTTTGCTGCTTTGCAAGAATCTCCACACCTTCAAACCCTTAATCTTACTGCCATGGGTATCAAGAAGTTGGCACCTGGGGCCTTTTCAAGTTTGGGCAACCTCAATTCACTCCTACTTGGTCACAATTACATTAATCAGCAGTTGAAAGGAGATGAGTTAGAGGGCCTTTATAACATCAAAGAGATTGACATGTCTTTGAACCAGCAAAGTATTTCCCTTAACAATACGTCATTCATCCACGTCCCTACATTAAGGACTCTAAGGTTTGGCAATGCCCTAAAAGGGACTCTAGATTTAGAACCATCTCCGTTCAGGCCACTTGTCAACCTCACAATTCTGGATCTCAGTAATAACAACATCGCAAACATAAATGCTGGCTTGCTGAAAGGATTGTACAATCTGAaagtgctgaaaatgcagcacAACAATTTGGCGAGATTGTGGAAGACGGCCAACCCTGGTGGTCCGGTGTTGTTCCTGAAGGATGCCAGAAAACTGTCTATTCTGGATCTGGATTACAATGGTTTAGATGAGATCCCGCCTAATGCTCTGCGTGGCTTCTTTGAGTTATATGAGCTAAGTCTCCGTGGTAATCTTTTGGATCAGCTGCATGCCTCTGTTTTTGATGACCTACAATCTTTAAAGTATTTGCATCTTCAAAAGAACCTTATAACGTCTGTCGAACGTGTCACATTTGGTGTGCCACTGTCCAACTTGACACAGCTCTACATGGACCACAACCCCTTTGACTGCACCTGCGAGAGCATCTTATGGTTCTCTGAGTGGCTTAACTCCACCAATGCCAGCGTTCCTGGGTTCCCTCAAAGTTACATCTGTAACACCCCAAATGGCTACTTTAACCGTTCTGTTATGGACTTTGACCCATTGTCCTGCAAGGATATGACACCTTTTAAGGCACTGTACATTTTGAGTAGCACAGCAGTGTTAATGTTGTTGTTCACTGCTTTCCTGGTACACTTCCAAGGATGGAGAATCCAGTTCTTCTGGAGCATAATGGTAAACCGTATGTTGGGGTCATTGAAGGACAAAAACATTACTGAGGGTAGATATGCATATGACGCATACATCATCCACAGTAGAAAGGACAGGCCATGGGTGGAACGAAGCTTGCTTCCCTTAGAGGatgaaaaattaagtttttttcttGAATACAGAGATGCAATACCTGGCTTTTCTCAACttgacaccattgttgaaaacatgGGACAATCCaggaaaatcatttttattattactgaaatgCTTCTGAAGGATCCGTGGTGCAGGCA ATTCAAAGCCCATCATGCACTTCACCAGGTGATGGAGGACAATCGTGACTCGCTGATTCTGATTTTTTTGCAAGATGTAACTGATTACAACCTGAACCGCACTCTACACCTTCGTCGTGGCATGTTGAAACCACGCTGTGTTCTCTACTGGCCTTTACACAGGGAACGAATCCCAGCTTTCCATCAGAAACTTCGCTCAGCACTAGCTTCTACCAACAGGGTCAACTag
- the tlr3 gene encoding toll-like receptor 3 isoform X2, whose amino-acid sequence MELMKLILLIFFCMWFNGQCAGTAYPHKSKCTIKNTNADCSHMNLDAVPMDLPKNITKLDVSHNRIKTLSSLHLYSDLINIDASYNSLTAIEEDLCLSLPHLHSLNVQHNEVHLISEKDLKNCFHLTRLDLSDNRLKLNGEPFSVLKNLTWLDVSRNKLKSAKLGTQPQLPDLVTLVLSGNEISVLQKNDFSFLSNSSAFRVLILSSLSLKKVEKGCFQAIARLSDLVLSYSKFSTQITTSLCEELAGTSLQNLSLKNTQQLILSNTTFRGLDMTNITVLDLSSNAMTEIADGTFQWFPRLERLSLEYNSLKHLTKDTFLGLGNLRQLNLQKALIKSHTSSLPVIEDFSFHHLVQLEHLCMAHTEFREITDHIFSGLLHLKTLDLSCSITGLKTVTNTTFAALQESPHLQTLNLTAMGIKKLAPGAFSSLGNLNSLLLGHNYINQQLKGDELEGLYNIKEIDMSLNQQSISLNNTSFIHVPTLRTLRFGNALKGTLDLEPSPFRPLVNLTILDLSNNNIANINAGLLKGLYNLKVLKMQHNNLARLWKTANPGGPVLFLKDARKLSILDLDYNGLDEIPPNALRGFFELYELSLRGNLLDQLHASVFDDLQSLKYLHLQKNLITSVERVTFGVPLSNLTQLYMDHNPFDCTCESILWFSEWLNSTNASVPGFPQSYICNTPNGYFNRSVMDFDPLSCKDMTPFKALYILSSTAVLMLLFTAFLVHFQGWRIQFFWSIMVNRMLGSLKDKNITEGRYAYDAYIIHSRKDRPWVERSLLPLEDEKLSFFLEYRDAIPGFSQLDTIVENMGQSRKIIFIITEMLLKDPWCRQSWLMEGV is encoded by the exons ATGGAACTGATGAAACTCATATTGTTGATCTTTTTCTGCATGTGGTTCAATGGCCAATGTGCAGGCACTGCATATCCACACAAgtcaaaatgtacaattaagAATACCAATGCAGACTGTAGTCATATGAATCTGGATGCGGTTCCAATGGACTTACCCAAAAACATCACCAAATTGGATGTCTCTCACAATAGAATAAAAACTCTGTCTTCTCTGCATTTGTACTCGGATTTGATAAATATAGATGCCAGCTACAACTCTCTAACCGCCATAGAAGAGGATCTTTGTCTTTCTCTGCCACACCTTCACAGTCTTAATGTGCAACACAATGAAGTGCATTTGATAAGCGAGAAAGACCtgaaaaactgttttcatttaACGCGACTTGACCTGTCTGACAATAGACTGAAGCTAAACGGGGAACCCTTCTCTGTGCTAAAG AATTTGACATGGTTGGATGTATCTCGGAACAAACTTAAATCGGCTAAACTGGGCACACAACCCCAGCTGCCAGACCTGGTGACCCTTGTTCTCTCTGGAAATGAAATTTCTGTACTGCAAAAAAACGACTTCTCATTCCTCAGCAATTCCTCTGCATTTCGTGTTCTGATACTCTCATCTCTGTCTCTTAAAAAG GTAGAGAAAGGCTGTTTTCAGGCTATTGCTAGACTTTCTGACTTAGTGCTAAGCTACAGCAAATTCAGCACTCAGATTACCACCAGTCTTTGTGAAGAACTTGCTGGCACATCTTTGCAAAACCTTTCCCTTAAGAACACTCAACAGTTGATCCTCTCAAACACAACTTTCCGAGGTCTAGACATGACTAACATCACAGTGCTCGACCTCAGCAGCAACGCAATGACGGAGATTGCTGATGGCACCTTTCAGTGGTTTCCCAGACTGGAACGTTTATCCCTGGAGTATAACTCCCTTAAACACCTAACTAAGGACACCTTCCTTGGATTGGGAAACCTGAGACAGCTTAACCTGCAGAAAGCACTAATTAAAAGTCATACTTCGTCCTTACCAGTTATTGAAGACTTCTCTTTCCACCATTTAGTCCAATTAGAGCATCTATGCATGGCACATACTGAATTCCGAGAGATCACTGATCATATCTTTTCTGGGCTTCTTCACTTGAAGACACTGGATTTAAGTTGTAGCATCACAGGGCTGAAGACAGTCACAAACACAACTTTTGCTGCTTTGCAAGAATCTCCACACCTTCAAACCCTTAATCTTACTGCCATGGGTATCAAGAAGTTGGCACCTGGGGCCTTTTCAAGTTTGGGCAACCTCAATTCACTCCTACTTGGTCACAATTACATTAATCAGCAGTTGAAAGGAGATGAGTTAGAGGGCCTTTATAACATCAAAGAGATTGACATGTCTTTGAACCAGCAAAGTATTTCCCTTAACAATACGTCATTCATCCACGTCCCTACATTAAGGACTCTAAGGTTTGGCAATGCCCTAAAAGGGACTCTAGATTTAGAACCATCTCCGTTCAGGCCACTTGTCAACCTCACAATTCTGGATCTCAGTAATAACAACATCGCAAACATAAATGCTGGCTTGCTGAAAGGATTGTACAATCTGAaagtgctgaaaatgcagcacAACAATTTGGCGAGATTGTGGAAGACGGCCAACCCTGGTGGTCCGGTGTTGTTCCTGAAGGATGCCAGAAAACTGTCTATTCTGGATCTGGATTACAATGGTTTAGATGAGATCCCGCCTAATGCTCTGCGTGGCTTCTTTGAGTTATATGAGCTAAGTCTCCGTGGTAATCTTTTGGATCAGCTGCATGCCTCTGTTTTTGATGACCTACAATCTTTAAAGTATTTGCATCTTCAAAAGAACCTTATAACGTCTGTCGAACGTGTCACATTTGGTGTGCCACTGTCCAACTTGACACAGCTCTACATGGACCACAACCCCTTTGACTGCACCTGCGAGAGCATCTTATGGTTCTCTGAGTGGCTTAACTCCACCAATGCCAGCGTTCCTGGGTTCCCTCAAAGTTACATCTGTAACACCCCAAATGGCTACTTTAACCGTTCTGTTATGGACTTTGACCCATTGTCCTGCAAGGATATGACACCTTTTAAGGCACTGTACATTTTGAGTAGCACAGCAGTGTTAATGTTGTTGTTCACTGCTTTCCTGGTACACTTCCAAGGATGGAGAATCCAGTTCTTCTGGAGCATAATGGTAAACCGTATGTTGGGGTCATTGAAGGACAAAAACATTACTGAGGGTAGATATGCATATGACGCATACATCATCCACAGTAGAAAGGACAGGCCATGGGTGGAACGAAGCTTGCTTCCCTTAGAGGatgaaaaattaagtttttttcttGAATACAGAGATGCAATACCTGGCTTTTCTCAACttgacaccattgttgaaaacatgGGACAATCCaggaaaatcatttttattattactgaaatgCTTCTGAAGGATCCGTGGTGCAGGCA AAGCTGGCTAATGGAAGGGGTGTGA
- the LOC122347771 gene encoding cytochrome P450 4V2 isoform X1, with translation MVPFVGVYTFGFVAATVCVILLTYITYQLLKTYLHNWKELKPVPGIGNTYPFLGDALQLKSNAGDFFCQVVGYTKEFWDFPLFKLWIGPVPFLILYHAETIETVLNNPVHMDKAYAYKFLHPWLGTGLLTSTGDKWRRRRKMLTPTFHFSILTEFLEVMNEQAEVLIEKLEKRAGKGPFNCFNYVTLCALDIICETAMGKKIYAQSNHDSEYVRSVYRMSDIITRRQRMPWYWPDFVYNYFGEGREHNRSLKVLHSFTESVINERAEYITYIESDSESDQGMRKRRAFLDMLLKTTDEDGKNLTHKDIQEEVDTFMFEGHDTTAAAMNWAIHLLGSHPEVQKKAQQELFEVFGESERPINSEDLKKLRYLECVIKESLRLFPSVPFFARKICEDTQINGYKVPKGANVIIITYSLHRDPRFFPDPEEFRPERFLPENCVGRHPYAFIPFSAGLRNCIGQRFAIMEEKVILASILRYFNIVACQKRDELRPLGELVLRPEQGIWITLERRKR, from the exons ATGGTCCCGTTCGTCGGGGTGTATACTTTCGGCTTCGTAGCCGCGACGGTTTGCGTTATTCTATTAACGTATATTACCTACCAGCTGCTGAAAACCTACCTGCACAACTGGAAAGAACTGAAGCCAGTCCCGGGCATTGGAAACACTTATCCATTCCTCGGAGACGCGCTGCAGTTGAAATCGAACGCGGGAG ATTTCTTTTGTCAGGTGGTTGGCTACACAAAAGAGTTCTGGGACTTTCCGCTGTTTAAGTTATGGATTGGACCTGTCCCATTTCTCATCCTATACCATGCTGAGACTATCGAG ACAGTGCTGAATAACCCAGTTCACATGGACAAGGCCTACGCATACAAATTTCTGCACCCCTGGCTGGGAACAGGACTACTCACAAG TACTGGGGATAAGTGGAGACGCAGACGTAAGATGTTGACCCCAACATTTCATTTCTCTATACTAACTGAGTTCCTGGAGGTGATGAATGAACAGGCAGAGGTGCTCATAGAGAAACTTGAGAAACGAGCTGGAAAAGGCCCTTTCAACTGCTTTAACTACGTCACTCTCTGTGCCCTTGACATCATCTGTG agacTGCCATGGGAAAGAAGATCTATGCACAGAGCAACCATGACTCTGAGTATGTGCGTAGTGTGTACAG AATGAGTGACATCATCACCAGACGTCAGAGGATGCCCTGGTACTGGCCTGATTTTGTGTATAACTATTTTGGCGAGGGCAGAGAGCACAACCGTAGTCTGAAAGTCCTTCACTCCTTCACAGAGAGC GTGATTAACGAGAGGGCAGAGTACATCACCTACATTGAGTCTGACAGCGAATCAGATCAGGGCATGAGGAAAAGACGGGCTTTCTTGGACATGCTGTTAAAAACAACGGATGAGGATGGGAAAAATTTAACTCACAAAGACATCCAGGAAGAAGTGGACACCTTTATGTTTGAG GGTCATGACACAACAGCGGCTGCCATGAACTGGGCCATACACTTGTTAGGCTCCCATCCTGAAGTCCAAAAGAAGGCGCAACAAGAACTATTTGAGGTTTTTG GCGAGTCTGAGAGGCCAATTAACTCAGAGGATCTGAAGAAACTGCGTTATCTGGAGTGTGTGATAAAGGAGTCTCTGCGTCTCTTCCCTTCTGTTCCGTTTTTTGCCCGAAAAATCTGCGAGGATACACAGATCA ATGGCTATAAAGTTCCTAAAGGAGCAAATGTCATCATTATAACTTATTCCCTGCACCGTGACCCACGCTTCTTCCCTGACCCTGAAGAGTTCCGTCCTGAGCGTTTCCTGCCGGAGAATTGTGTCGGTCGACATCCTTATGCCTTCATTCCTTTCTCTGCTGGACTTCGCAACTGCATTG GTCAGCGTTTTGCTATAATGGAGGAAAAGGTTATTCTGGCTTCTATTCTGCGCTACTTTAACATAGTAGCATGTCAGAAGAGAGATGAACTCCGGCCACTGGGTGAACTGGTACTGCGACCAGAGCAAGGCATTTGGATCACGTTGGAGCGCAGAAAGCGCTAA
- the LOC122347771 gene encoding cytochrome P450 4V2 isoform X2: MLVGKLWNESVVFVSLLLLLTFITYQLLKDYMYKWRELKPVPGISPTYPFLGNTLNFKSNRRDFFCQVVGYTKEFWDFPLFKLWIGPVPFLILYHAETIETVLNNPVHMDKAYAYKFLHPWLGTGLLTSTGDKWRRRRKMLTPTFHFSILTEFLEVMNEQAEVLIEKLEKRAGKGPFNCFNYVTLCALDIICETAMGKKIYAQSNHDSEYVRSVYRMSDIITRRQRMPWYWPDFVYNYFGEGREHNRSLKVLHSFTESVINERAEYITYIESDSESDQGMRKRRAFLDMLLKTTDEDGKNLTHKDIQEEVDTFMFEGHDTTAAAMNWAIHLLGSHPEVQKKAQQELFEVFGESERPINSEDLKKLRYLECVIKESLRLFPSVPFFARKICEDTQINGYKVPKGANVIIITYSLHRDPRFFPDPEEFRPERFLPENCVGRHPYAFIPFSAGLRNCIGQRFAIMEEKVILASILRYFNIVACQKRDELRPLGELVLRPEQGIWITLERRKR, encoded by the exons atgttAGTCGGTAAACTGTGGAACGAATCGGTTGTTTTTGTCTCACTTCTACTTTTGCTGACTTTCATAACATATCAGTTGCTTAAAGATTACATGTATAAATGGAGAGAACTGAAACCTGTCCCTGGGATTAGTCCAACATACCCGTTCCTAGGCAACACGCTCAACTTTAAGTCTAACAGAAGAG ATTTCTTTTGTCAGGTGGTTGGCTACACAAAAGAGTTCTGGGACTTTCCGCTGTTTAAGTTATGGATTGGACCTGTCCCATTTCTCATCCTATACCATGCTGAGACTATCGAG ACAGTGCTGAATAACCCAGTTCACATGGACAAGGCCTACGCATACAAATTTCTGCACCCCTGGCTGGGAACAGGACTACTCACAAG TACTGGGGATAAGTGGAGACGCAGACGTAAGATGTTGACCCCAACATTTCATTTCTCTATACTAACTGAGTTCCTGGAGGTGATGAATGAACAGGCAGAGGTGCTCATAGAGAAACTTGAGAAACGAGCTGGAAAAGGCCCTTTCAACTGCTTTAACTACGTCACTCTCTGTGCCCTTGACATCATCTGTG agacTGCCATGGGAAAGAAGATCTATGCACAGAGCAACCATGACTCTGAGTATGTGCGTAGTGTGTACAG AATGAGTGACATCATCACCAGACGTCAGAGGATGCCCTGGTACTGGCCTGATTTTGTGTATAACTATTTTGGCGAGGGCAGAGAGCACAACCGTAGTCTGAAAGTCCTTCACTCCTTCACAGAGAGC GTGATTAACGAGAGGGCAGAGTACATCACCTACATTGAGTCTGACAGCGAATCAGATCAGGGCATGAGGAAAAGACGGGCTTTCTTGGACATGCTGTTAAAAACAACGGATGAGGATGGGAAAAATTTAACTCACAAAGACATCCAGGAAGAAGTGGACACCTTTATGTTTGAG GGTCATGACACAACAGCGGCTGCCATGAACTGGGCCATACACTTGTTAGGCTCCCATCCTGAAGTCCAAAAGAAGGCGCAACAAGAACTATTTGAGGTTTTTG GCGAGTCTGAGAGGCCAATTAACTCAGAGGATCTGAAGAAACTGCGTTATCTGGAGTGTGTGATAAAGGAGTCTCTGCGTCTCTTCCCTTCTGTTCCGTTTTTTGCCCGAAAAATCTGCGAGGATACACAGATCA ATGGCTATAAAGTTCCTAAAGGAGCAAATGTCATCATTATAACTTATTCCCTGCACCGTGACCCACGCTTCTTCCCTGACCCTGAAGAGTTCCGTCCTGAGCGTTTCCTGCCGGAGAATTGTGTCGGTCGACATCCTTATGCCTTCATTCCTTTCTCTGCTGGACTTCGCAACTGCATTG GTCAGCGTTTTGCTATAATGGAGGAAAAGGTTATTCTGGCTTCTATTCTGCGCTACTTTAACATAGTAGCATGTCAGAAGAGAGATGAACTCCGGCCACTGGGTGAACTGGTACTGCGACCAGAGCAAGGCATTTGGATCACGTTGGAGCGCAGAAAGCGCTAA